The Fimbriimonas ginsengisoli Gsoil 348 genome window below encodes:
- a CDS encoding NAD(P)/FAD-dependent oxidoreductase encodes MNDVIIIGGSFAGLAGALQLGRARRKVTVLDTGLPRNRFAGHSHGLLGHDHKPPLDILAEARQQLERYPTIRLVSARADSVSGAIDHFSVLTGDGESLEARRLILSYGVTDQMPDVPGFAESWGTSIVPCPYCDGFEVAGQHWGLVWSGPQSHQSVSLFHDWTDRLIVFADGHDIPPDIRADLARRNVPVVDGRIVEIAHHNGHITTVNVDTGRNCAVDILFAHPRNRPSASLHESLGLATVDTPGGIVLKVDERRQTSMPGIYAAGDLTTPFLPSVTQASSQGAMAGIFAQQSMLV; translated from the coding sequence ATGAATGACGTCATCATCATCGGCGGCAGCTTTGCCGGTCTCGCCGGCGCCCTGCAGCTCGGCCGTGCCCGCCGGAAGGTCACCGTTCTCGATACCGGCTTGCCGCGCAATCGCTTTGCCGGCCACTCGCATGGCCTGCTCGGCCACGATCACAAGCCACCGCTGGACATCCTGGCCGAGGCGCGGCAGCAACTGGAGCGATATCCCACGATTAGGCTGGTCAGTGCCCGAGCGGACAGCGTCTCCGGCGCCATCGACCATTTCTCCGTCCTTACTGGCGATGGCGAAAGCCTTGAGGCGCGCCGCCTGATTCTGAGCTATGGCGTCACCGACCAGATGCCTGATGTTCCGGGCTTTGCCGAAAGCTGGGGCACGTCCATCGTGCCCTGCCCCTATTGCGACGGCTTTGAAGTCGCCGGCCAGCATTGGGGCCTCGTCTGGTCCGGCCCGCAGTCGCACCAGTCTGTCAGTCTGTTCCACGATTGGACCGACAGGTTGATTGTCTTCGCCGATGGTCACGACATTCCGCCCGATATCCGGGCCGATCTGGCGCGCCGCAACGTACCTGTCGTCGATGGCCGGATCGTCGAGATCGCCCATCACAACGGCCATATCACCACCGTCAATGTCGATACGGGTCGCAATTGCGCGGTCGACATCCTGTTCGCCCATCCGCGCAACAGGCCTTCCGCAAGCCTGCATGAATCACTGGGCCTCGCCACGGTAGATACGCCCGGCGGCATCGTCCTCAAGGTCGACGAGCGGCGCCAAACCAGCATGCCCGGCATCTACGCCGCCGGCGACCTCACCACGCCCTTCTTGCCCTCGGTCACCCAGGCATCATCGCAGGGCGCGATGGCGGGCATCTTCGCCCAGCAGTCGATGCTGGTTTGA
- a CDS encoding RNA polymerase sigma factor — MLIERLLAKRLQAGDAGAWDRVVRQEYPRILRFLRHLSGSAADAEDLAQGTFVKAREAALKFRHECSLRTWLHKIAYREFTHWLRDRRETPELLPERAAPEGRSDDAVVLAAAIAELPPDVRDAFLLREVQELTVREAAAVLGVPEGTVKSRNHTARERLRAMLAGTWEVVDGNESIGGQREPI, encoded by the coding sequence ATGTTGATCGAACGACTCCTGGCGAAGCGGCTTCAAGCCGGCGATGCCGGCGCGTGGGATCGGGTGGTGCGGCAGGAATACCCCCGCATTCTCCGGTTCCTGCGCCACCTGAGCGGGTCCGCGGCGGATGCCGAAGATCTCGCCCAGGGCACCTTCGTGAAAGCCCGGGAAGCCGCTCTCAAGTTCCGGCACGAGTGCTCGCTCCGGACGTGGCTGCACAAAATCGCCTACCGGGAGTTCACGCACTGGCTGCGCGACCGGCGCGAGACGCCCGAGCTCTTGCCCGAACGAGCCGCGCCGGAAGGTCGGTCCGACGACGCCGTGGTCTTGGCCGCCGCCATCGCCGAGCTGCCGCCCGACGTTCGCGACGCGTTCTTGCTCCGAGAGGTGCAGGAGCTCACCGTTCGTGAAGCCGCCGCCGTCCTGGGAGTCCCGGAAGGAACGGTCAAGTCCCGCAACCACACGGCTCGGGAGCGCCTTCGGGCAATGCTCGCCGGAACCTGGGAGGTTGTAGATGGAAACGAAAGCATTGGAGGTCAACGTGAACCGATTTGA